DNA from Drosophila busckii strain San Diego stock center, stock number 13000-0081.31 chromosome 2R, ASM1175060v1, whole genome shotgun sequence:
AATAATATAACTTTACTATCAGTCATGTAGCTTGGAACAGTAAAAAATGGCCTTGACAAATTATGGCTGGGTTAGATGGTCGATGCGTTGTAGCCGGGCTCTGCTGGAAACCCTAGTCAAATTCCTTGCGAGAGGATTTGGGTGGACTGAGAGTTTTTGCTTGTACGACGCTTTTTGCTTCTCTATCTCATCTTTCACTGCAAGAATGACAAGATCCTTGTGGATGTTTTGGTTTCGAATATACCATGGTGCCCCACTGATAGTTCTCAGGATCTTTGATTGAGTGCGCTGTATAATGTCTATGTTAGTTCTGCTCCATAGAGCAGGATTTTGTAGTCCAGACACAAGGGCGATCGAGCGTTTATAATCCAGAGGAGGTTGCTGTCTGTTAGTTTGAGGTGTAGTTTCTTACATTCAATGTCTGTCTATCTCGAAAGTCGatcgtggcagaccccataaagtatactatttttttagtttcctCCTctctcccccgcaaatcgaaaaaaaaaaacgattaaaggcagtaaaaaaaatcttaaaaaatctgaattatttacatttcaattttcaagaaagataataaaaaattttttttaacagacTCAATACTATtctggtggttcgagtattgtgcAGATCAAGCACAAGagccatattccagaatcggaggaacaagagatgtataaagtaatttggttgtgtaagggtcatcaaattctttagcccatcgTTTGATAAAACTAAGAACTTTAATTGCCTTACTAGGCTGGCAAAAATCCTCTAGCTGAACCCTCACGGGTGCGGACTGGGCAGGGACATGCATTGTCCCGTTGTACGGAAGTGATCTAGTTGTCCTTGCTCGACTTGGGCATTACAGTGTCTAGCATGAGGCGCGGGTTGGTGACCGGCCCGTATCATGGCTAGAGGTTACGCTTGGCGGGGAAGCATAAAACGATATGGGGTGGTTCTCATATAAATACAACTAACCAGCCCCAAACCAGAGTGTCACGCGACCCGTGCTCATTGGCTAGTTTGCAGTCGGGGTTAACTGACTGTATTATTACGGAGCCTCATCGATACCTGGCCGCCTCGATGAGTGTATAGGCCTTACCGTGTCAATGGGGGCTATGGCACGGCGGACCTCCTTTCCCCTACACTCGTGGGATCTATATGTCcaattctaaaaataatttttcaaggCGGGAATTAACCGCAACACAGCTAGCAGAGCGGATGGAAGAGGAGGCTCTGGACCAGGGTGGTAACCTCCAACCGCGCAGGGGCAAGTACCCTCCACCCAACAGTGCCACGCCCAAGCGGTGCTCGCCCCCTAGGCACAGCACTCCACGGGAGGCAGGGGTTTTCACACCCCAAGTGGTTGGTGGTACAACTACCACACGGACGACGTTAGGGCCGGGCGGGAGTGCGATGCACAGCAACGAACGAGCTTCAGGTCAGCGGGCCAGCACCACTAGACCGAGAGCTGTGTCGAAGGGCTTAACTCTGCCGGGACTGGGGGAGCCAGGTGGCATGGACGATCCGCTGAGGCAAGGACTTAGCGGAGCCGGCAACAGATGGTACCTAAGGTATCTCGAGCGGGGCCTAAAGCCGGAGGAGGCTCGACGCAAAGCCGGAgagcacaaatgcaaaaatgtgcAACCAGTGGCCAAGGCGGAAGGGGGAGGAAACGGGTGGGCGCAAGCGTCAGCTGCACCAAACGTCTCCACAAGAAAACCCCAAGGCAGTCCCCAAAAAGCCCAAGGGTAGGGGCGAGAGTCGTGCAGAGGTCGGGCAAGCACCGTCCCAGAGCACGAAGAGACCGCGGGTGTCTTACGCCAATGCCACCAAATCAGTGAAGGTGGGCATCTCGGCCGCTGACTACCCTAGCAGACTGCTGGCCAAGCAAGAATTGACCAGCGTAGAGACGATGCTGATCAGGGAGTTGAGGAAAGGGTGGAGCACCAGCCTCAATTTCAACAGCATCAGATTCAGGCCTGGTCTGATAATAGTTGAATGCCGGGACGACAATACCAGGGACTGGCTGGTATCCGTCGTTCCCAAGTTGACTGCGGTAGAAGGAGTGCAGCTCAAAACCTGTATGGGGGAGCAGCTTCCGGAACTAGAGGTAGTCTCAGTTCACTTACCGCGGTCATCAGGCGAAGAGGAGCAAACGTCCGTGGACCTGTTGAAGAGGCAGAACTCTGACCTTCTCCCGGACACCTGGACGGTGCTCAAATGCACTGACACAAGTGGGGGAAAGCTGGTGACCCTGGGTGTAGAGCAGCCTGCTCTACTGTTGCTCCAGCAAAACGGTATGCTCCTGAACTACCGTTTTGGCCAGCTCCCATGTCGGCTGCATAAGAAAAAgggcgcagcagcgacagcgacaccCACAGCCGGGCCTAGCACCGAAGTGGCTGTCCCCGATGCAGTCAACACGGTCGAGAGGGATGCACTAGCTGAACTCGAGGCTGAGTTTGACAGCGCATCACTGGCAGGCCTAGACCTGGAAGGGCTACAGGTGGGAGAGTCGGAGGACGGCAAATCCGAAGACGAGCAGACGCTCGTCCCAGACACTGGACGACAGTTTAGAGCTGTCGGAGGAGGAGCCAGTCCTCTCAGAGGAAGAATCTGCGGTCTGAACGACAAGAATGTGCAGGTAATTACATCTGACTGTCGCGAGACTAAATCAAGAGCTTGCATCTTGATAAGTAAAAACATAAAGTTCTTATGTCTCTCCCAATTCCTCAGTAAAGACCTGGTAGCAGTGCAGATCACTGTTGGGTCGAGCCCGAGGAAACTGGTTGTAGCATCAGCCTACTTCCCGGGAGAAGATGCGGAGGCACCACCACCTGAGGTGCAAGCACTGGTGGACCACTGCAAGAGAAGAAACCTGCCACTTTTGCTGGTGATGCAAACGACACAGCAAAACGTGGGGCAGCACAGACGACAATAGCAGGGGTGAGTACCTTCTAAATTATTGTCTAGAAACAGATCTAAGCGTCTTAAACGTCGGGTCTGAACCGACGTTCGTTaccaagagcagagcagagatcCTGGACTTAACGATAGGCAACAGGGGACTCTCCGGGCTTATTCGAACTGGAGGTATCCAAGCCGTCAATGTCGGACCATAGAATAATTCTATTCGACATTAAGGAGGGCCTAGCCTTCAATAATAAGATTAGAAACCCGAGAAGAACTGATTGGCTGGCGTTTCAGGAAATTCTCGATCTAAACTTGAAAAGACTTAGAGTCAACTCTGGCTCAAACAGAGAGTTAGAAAATCTAACAAATGATTTAAACGAGATAATAGCAGACGCATACCATGAGAGTTGTCCAGAGAGGGCAGTGACCTCAAGAAAGGACAACCCTTGGTGGAGTCAGGAACTAGAGAAGCTGAGAAAAGAAGTTAGAAAACTGTTTAatacagcaaagaaaaatgagAGCAGCTGGGTTCATTATACTACCAAGCTTACAGTTTACAATAAAGAAATAAGGAAGAGCAAGCGAGCCCACTTCCGCAAGTTCAGCACCAACATAGAAAAGACACCACCAGCAGCGAGGGTGTTCAAAGCGATTTCAAGCGTAGGAGGCATTCAGACTCTGCCCTAGAATAGACGTCTTTCACGGAGATGAGGAAGGAGGCTGACTTCTATCCTACACATTTCCCTGAGCAGAGTGCTGAAGGACGTTACCCACAATAGAGGGGGAAACAGAAGGACTGCAGCAGAAGGCCAAAATAGGGAAAGTGCCTCCAGAATAGTAAAAAGTTCTAGGTACGGTGGGCAGTTTGGGCCTTCATGCATAACAGGCTCCGGGCGAGATCGGGATATCCCGATACTCTACAGAAGGATGGAGGCTGCTAATGCCGTATCTGATCAGAATATTTAGGGGCAGTATAGCAGCATATACCTAGTGCCTGGAGAGTAGCCAGAGTCATCTTCCTCCCAAAGGTTGGGAAGAAAGACCCCTTTCAAGCGGGCGGCAGATCGGCTTTGGGCGTAAGTTGACCTCTTTGCTCTACTCAAACCTGAAAAGGTGGTGGACACTACTATGGGCTTACCGTATCTTAGTGACGTCCTTTCATAGAAGTCGATGATGGGCGGAGCGAGGGCGAGGTATATCAGCGCTATGTGTGTTAAGGGGGGGGAGCTCACGAGTCTCTCAATAAGTCAGGTGAAGGCCTAGAGAATTGCATCGGCGCCGTCTGGACATAGAGGGGGCTTTTTGATAAACGGGCGCAGATATCGTGGAGTAGTGAGGCAGGTGACCGGAAAGGAGGTAGGAGAAATAGTGTATGTGGCTTAGAGCGCTGACTGATCCAGGATAGCAGGGGTGACAGTGGTACCTTACTCAGTCGAGCCAAACTAAAGGGGATGCCCGCAAGGTGGTGTTCTTCACCACTCATGTGGGCATAGTCGGTGCGAGCTCTTGAAACTCTTGCAGGACAACGATTCGATGCAAGTATGCCGACAATTCCCATTGTGTCTGCAGGGTAAATATGACACTTATGTGAAAGGGGTCATTGCTGGGACTGAAACTAGCGTGGAATGGTTGCATAAACGTGGGCTGGAATTAAACCCAGCAACACTATAGTTTGCTTTCACAATAGATACAAACTGAGAGATCGGGCTGGGGATTACCAATTAAATCGGCGATGCGACAATACAGCTTCGGAACGACGGTCAAGGTATCGGTGAGGGGGTAATCTAGTGTAGGGCTAAAGTGGAACGCCAATTGGGAAAATTCTACCGGAAGGCAACCATGGCTCTAATGAACTGTAGAGCTCTTTCTGTCAAGAACTGGGGTCTCTCCCCCAAGATACTCATGTGGATGCTATACGTAGCGATGGTGAAGACCAATAATTAGTCGGTGCGGGGCGGGGGTGGATGAGCGAACAACTGGTATGTGCGAAAGGTCTACTGAGCAAACTTCAGAGACTTGCCTGCACGTGCATATCGGGAGCAATGCGCACATGCCCGTCCGCAGCATTGGACGTGTTACTTGGGTTGCCACCACTGCACATCTACATAAAGCAGTGTGCGAAAAGAGCAAGTTTTAGAATCCAGGGGAGTGTGCAAGTATGGGAGGAGGGGAGCGCCTCTACTCTCATGGCACAACAATACAGTTTCACTAGGTTCTTTAATACTTATTGTGTTTGACACTTTAGTGGCCTATCTAACACCTATAATGTGAAAACACATGCCATTAGGTGGTATACAGATGAGTCACTCACGGAAAATGGGGCAGGAGCAGGAGTAAGCGGACCCAAATGCAAGTATCATATGCCGCTAGGAAAATTTACAGGCATTTTCCAAGCGGAGATTCACGCTATAGAAAGATGTGCAGCTTTCAACATGGAAAGAGGATATATAAACAGGGACATTGCCATCTTCTCggacagccaagcagcaatcaaatcaCTGATTGCGCACAAGGTAGTCTCAGGACTAGTATGGCAATATATAGAATCACTCAACAAGTTGGGTAGAACCAACAGAGTGACCATTTACTGGGTCCAGGGCCACGCCGGTATTCCGGGAAATGAAATTGCTGACGTACTAGCCAGGAAGGGAGCAAGCTCTGCTTTCTGGGGACCAGTTGGGACAAGTTATGTTAACAGAAACATAACTCTAGAAACTCAGCGGGAGAGCGAGATCTGGTGGGAAAAATCGGTAGGAGCCAGACACAGTAAAAGACTACTGGGCGGCTATGACACGAAACGTACCGTCGAGTGTCTAAATCTGAGCAAAAACTCGCTTAGGATAGTTACAGGCTTCCTAACGGGACATTGCAGAATGCGCAAGCACCTACACAAGTTAAAAATTGTGGACGATGCCTTGTGTAGACTTATGTCTTAGAGCATACGAAACTCCGAGCACCTTCTGGAGGATGTCCTGCGCTCTGCAGGAGTAAGATTTAATCGTTGGGGATTATACCCTGACACAGACAGATGAGGAACGTTGAACCGGAAAATTTGGTGTTTCTGCACAAATAGGGCTTGGTAGACTTTAACCTCCATCTCCAGTGGGAGGCACAATAGACCTTTTAGGTCGCAGCGCACTTACTccaatcaataataataataaattgcctTACTAACAGTTCGAGAaacatgcttgtcaaactttagcttacaaTCAAGGAGAATACCTCAGTCATTTACATCTGCTAATATATTGAGAGGCAACTGATCAATGTGATAGTTGACTATGTGATGTCTATTGATGGACATATCTTTACATTGAGAACagttaagttaaattatatCTACAACAATTGTAAAAGCGGTCAAGATCTGTCTGCAGTAAAGTACTACATGACAAACGATAGGTATAGGTTCACGTCATCAGCATATATAAGATTGTTTGAATGCATAATGACTGAGGGCAGATCATTAATAAATAGGTAGAAAAGCAACGGTCCAAGGTGACCATCCTGAGTAACACTAGACATTACAAGCACCGGCTTGGTAACCTTAAAAGCTAccttttaaattatgttatttagGTAATTTATATCCACTTCAAAAAAATCTTTGGAATTTCATTCTTATGTAATGGACGCCATCTGGTCCTCGAGTCTTCGGTAATCACAGGCTCTGaaaaaaattagatttttgtaCGTCATAAGGGTAGGGTGTAATTGAAGAGTCGATATTAACAGAATAAGTTGTTTGAAAATAGTCTGCAAATAGATATCATATGATATGTTTCATATGAAACTGAATTAGGTATTAAAGAATATTTACGTTTGGAATTTAAAACTGTTTAGAAATGTTTAGGATCATAAGCAAGCTGAAGCCGACAGCGACATAAATTATCGTTGTAGTTTAATAAGTTCAAATTAGACTTGGCAGTAGAATAGCGTGAAAAATCAACCCTgtacgcttatattttttaaagtatagCGATTTGATATTCTTTAAACCAGCTAACTGGCGGGTAAACCATAGAGGCTTTTTAGACCTACTAGACTGCCTTCGACGAACGCATTGttcaaaaaagttattaaaggcgtcataaaaaagaaataatgcaatttgtaagTTATTACTGGCAAAAAAGTGAGTCCAGTCATGATTTATAAAAAGggtcattaatttattaaagtcggcTTTTCTAAAACAAAGGGGCTTGAATGCTAAgtgttcattataaattgaaacatcCGATAGAGGTGGAATTAAAGAGCATGTTAAATATAAGGAAATTTGACAAACAGCCACTCTAACTGCAATAAACTCAATagtaaataagcaacaaattaatttcgaTAAAAGATCTATAagtggtatatttatttgtgaaaattgatGAACTAGAATTTTCAGGCATCTAGTTTACCCTATTTAGATTTAATATctctaacattttgatatGCTTAAGCAAACGAAGTAATAGGTTTTTGCATCATTAGTAGGTTTAACTGTaggaaatttaattttggcagcgaTACACTTGGTGGTTAACAAGCAAGtcttgttgccaaaaaaaagtacaacaaatagtGTCGAATAATTCTGgtggcacatttaatttaaatgaagattctctctagaatatttaaatttaaactttctACAGTTATTATGGGGTTAGGAACTTTTGCTTGAATGTAAGCCTTATAGGAACAGCTAATAAGGGCTTAGGAGCTGGTCTGGAAACTATCAGTGGGCGACATAACAAtctttttaaacaattttagatgACGGAGCAGCCTCACCTATGCTAGGGTAAGCTGGAGTAACAGGTGTTACTGGAAAGTTTACCAATGTTAGATCGCTAGTATTTTAGGTGTTACAGCCGTCACCAACTGAGATTCGTCTCAAGCTTTAAgagctttaaactttaaacttaaaactcatcattgagtttattaGCTCTTTCAGAGCTAGAAATTGAGTTTAGTCGGTCTTATAAACCAAGACATGTCGGCCTCGGCTTCACGGCAAGATTCGCATGACCATTTTAAGCCGGTCTTATTGAAAATCGAATCTTTAAACTTAATTGTAAAACCTGCGCACTtgacatgtataaatttaCTCCGGCTTTAGccgcaaacaaatattatgtAAGTATTCCTTGAGCCCAGAGCCAGCAATCGGAAGTAAGAACTCGTTGTTCATCACAATCGTAGAGCTATCCAATAATAGCAACGAGCAAGGATCGGATAGGAGCACAAAGAATTCAACGGAGCATTGCGGATCAGACGTAGCTGAGACTATAAAAGCACCGtactatataatttacatatgaaATAGGTACAAAATCATAATATttgtacgtacatacatattgaCATAAAAACCTGGTACAAAAATGATAAGTAAATGTCATCCAAATCAATTAGAATCTATAAAGTTTTGAAAACTGTTCCAGAAAAAATggaatttttagtttttctggTCTAATCTAATCTAATTTGCAATATAGACACCGGGGTGCACTTCCTGACGCCATACAAATGCTGTCGACGCTTGCCGCATGTGGTGGCGTCGCttctgacgctacagcgaaaaggAGCTGTCACGCGTtggctgtttgtgtgtatctGCTTTtgagtgcgtgcgtgtgcttgctgcgatgctctagttaaagtgtatataaaagttggttgcactcaactttaatgcgtccacTTGAACTAACTTccatttgaaaaaataatggATGAA
Protein-coding regions in this window:
- the LOC117135094 gene encoding uncharacterized protein LOC117135094 translates to MCNQWPRRKGEETGGRKRQLHQTSPQENPKAVPKKPKGRGESRAEVGQAPSQSTKRPRVSYANATKSVKVGISAADYPSRLLAKQELTSVETMLIRELRKGWSTSLNFNSIRFRPGLIIVECRDDNTRDWLVSVVPKLTAVEGVQLKTCMGEQLPELEVVSVHLPRSSGEEEQTSVDLLKRQNSDLLPDTWTVLKCTDTSGGKLVTLGVEQPALLLLQQNGMLLNYRFGQLPCRLHKKKGAAATATPTAGPSTEVAVPDAVNTVERDALAELEAEFDSASLAGLDLEGLQVGESEDGKSEDEQTLVPDTGRQFRAVGGGASPLRGRICGLNDKNVQSIRNSEHLLEDVLRSAGGLVDFNLHLQWEAQ